The proteins below are encoded in one region of Clostridia bacterium:
- the uvrA gene encoding excinuclease ABC subunit UvrA: protein MSTEAIVVRGARVHNLKNVDFEISHNTLTVVTGVSGSGKSSLAFDTIYAEGQRRYVESLSAYARQFLERIEKPDVDLIDGIAPAVAIRQKNQTRNPRSTVATATEIYDYLRLLFARVGRTYCQQCGAEVKKDTVDEVADRIIALGEGTRLNVTFPLLPPNAPAEPENKPKGRTKKKVASAPGASELLKERLFELRKRGFNRLYQNGQVYEFSTPESLLDVDFTQPVYLLLDRIAVSADVRSRIVDAVESGYREAGEVLFETAPRDGAEPERLRFAQRFECKQCSLRYEEPEPRLFSFNNPYGACPRCQGFGNTIDFDLNLVIPDATKTLGDGAIEPWTKPKYRPLLTDLKRYAKSAGIPLDVPWAELEPEQRRVVIEGDGKYHGIRGFFAYLERKKYKLHVRVFLSRYRGYSLCLTCSGTRLRTEARQVKVSGKDICQVCSMTVEEATNFFATLELSRQEADIAGRLLEEIRERLRFLYDVGLEYLTLDRLASTLSGGEAQRIQLATSLGSQLVGTLYVLDEPSIGLHSRDTQRLIRILHNLRDLGNTILVVEHDPEIMRSADRILDLGPGAGENGGKLIAAGTYEEILRSPASLTGRYLNNDLHIQIPQTRRKPGREQIKLIGARGHNLKGIDVSIPLGMIVAITGVSGSGKSTLVHDVLYQSLAARKRQTTGVVPEGAVASMEGDQYIDDVVLVDQSPIGRTPRSNPVTYIKAFDAIRELFASLPEAHKHGYSAGHFSFNISGGRCETCQGDGTVTVEMQFLADVELVCEECKGTRYKSEILGVHYRGKNIHDVLNLTVKEALHFFAGVPKIVDKLKVLEEVGLGYLRLGQSATSLSGGEAQRMKLAAHLQPRPRDVGRRNGDEQRRRKPRMLYIFDEPTTGLHFDDVSKLLAAFRRLIEAGGSIIVIEHNVDVIKVADWVIDLGPEGGARGGNVVAAGTPESVARNVTSYTGQWLARILPENGNSHSDA, encoded by the coding sequence ATGTCAACGGAAGCAATCGTCGTACGGGGCGCTCGCGTCCACAATCTGAAGAACGTCGACTTCGAGATTTCGCACAACACTTTAACGGTGGTGACGGGAGTCTCAGGCTCGGGGAAATCTTCGCTTGCATTTGACACAATCTACGCGGAAGGACAGCGCCGGTATGTCGAGTCGCTGTCGGCTTACGCACGGCAGTTCCTGGAGCGAATCGAGAAGCCGGACGTTGACTTGATAGACGGAATAGCACCGGCAGTCGCGATTCGGCAGAAGAACCAGACACGCAACCCGCGTTCGACGGTGGCCACGGCGACAGAAATCTACGATTACCTGCGCCTGCTGTTTGCGCGTGTTGGCCGGACCTACTGCCAGCAATGCGGCGCAGAGGTGAAGAAAGACACGGTCGATGAGGTTGCCGACCGGATTATCGCGCTTGGCGAAGGAACGCGTCTGAATGTGACTTTCCCTTTGCTGCCGCCAAATGCACCTGCCGAACCTGAGAACAAGCCGAAAGGTCGCACGAAGAAGAAAGTCGCATCTGCGCCGGGTGCTTCCGAGTTGCTGAAAGAGCGCCTGTTCGAGTTACGGAAAAGAGGCTTCAACCGGCTCTACCAGAACGGGCAGGTGTACGAATTTTCAACGCCCGAGTCTCTGCTGGACGTAGATTTCACCCAGCCCGTTTACCTTTTACTGGACCGAATCGCGGTTTCGGCTGACGTACGCTCGCGCATCGTGGATGCGGTGGAGAGCGGATATCGGGAAGCAGGCGAGGTGCTGTTTGAAACCGCGCCTCGTGACGGAGCGGAACCAGAACGCCTGCGATTTGCCCAACGCTTCGAGTGCAAGCAGTGTAGCCTGCGATACGAAGAACCTGAGCCACGCCTGTTCTCATTCAATAATCCCTATGGCGCGTGTCCCAGGTGCCAGGGCTTCGGCAACACTATCGACTTCGACCTGAATCTCGTAATCCCCGACGCCACAAAGACCTTGGGCGACGGCGCAATCGAGCCGTGGACGAAACCGAAATACCGCCCGCTGTTGACGGACTTAAAGCGTTACGCGAAGTCTGCCGGGATTCCGCTGGACGTACCCTGGGCGGAGCTTGAGCCCGAGCAGCGACGGGTTGTGATCGAAGGCGACGGCAAGTATCACGGCATTCGCGGCTTCTTCGCATACCTCGAGCGCAAGAAGTACAAGCTGCATGTACGTGTGTTCCTGAGCAGATATCGCGGATACTCGCTTTGCTTGACGTGCTCGGGAACTCGCCTGCGCACCGAGGCACGGCAAGTCAAAGTGTCGGGCAAGGACATCTGCCAGGTCTGCTCGATGACGGTGGAAGAGGCGACGAACTTCTTCGCGACGCTGGAACTGTCGCGGCAGGAGGCGGACATCGCGGGGAGGCTGCTGGAAGAGATTCGGGAGCGCCTTCGTTTTTTGTACGACGTCGGGCTGGAGTATCTGACGCTGGACCGCTTGGCTTCAACGCTTTCAGGCGGCGAGGCGCAACGCATTCAACTCGCGACCTCGCTCGGCTCGCAGCTCGTGGGCACGCTGTATGTGCTCGACGAGCCCTCAATCGGACTGCACAGCCGAGATACGCAGAGGCTGATACGCATCCTGCACAACCTGCGCGACCTGGGGAACACGATCCTCGTGGTTGAGCACGATCCGGAGATCATGAGATCTGCGGATCGCATTCTCGACTTGGGGCCGGGCGCAGGCGAGAACGGCGGCAAGTTGATCGCTGCGGGGACTTATGAGGAGATTCTGCGCTCGCCGGCTTCCCTGACTGGGCGCTACCTGAATAACGACCTGCATATTCAAATCCCGCAGACACGGCGCAAGCCAGGACGAGAGCAGATCAAGCTGATAGGAGCGCGTGGGCACAATCTCAAGGGCATCGATGTAAGCATCCCGCTGGGGATGATCGTCGCAATAACCGGAGTCTCGGGCTCGGGGAAATCGACGCTGGTCCACGATGTCCTGTATCAGAGCCTGGCGGCGCGGAAGCGGCAAACGACAGGCGTTGTACCCGAGGGGGCGGTCGCTAGCATGGAAGGCGACCAGTACATCGACGACGTGGTGCTGGTTGATCAGTCGCCGATCGGCCGGACGCCGCGTTCCAACCCGGTCACGTACATAAAGGCCTTCGACGCGATTCGCGAGTTATTCGCTTCCCTTCCCGAAGCCCACAAGCACGGATACTCCGCAGGGCATTTCTCGTTCAACATCTCAGGCGGACGCTGCGAAACTTGCCAAGGCGATGGCACGGTCACGGTGGAGATGCAGTTCCTGGCGGACGTGGAACTCGTCTGCGAAGAGTGCAAAGGCACTCGGTACAAGTCAGAGATTCTGGGAGTTCACTATCGCGGCAAGAACATCCATGATGTGCTGAACCTGACGGTGAAGGAGGCGCTGCACTTCTTCGCCGGTGTGCCAAAGATCGTGGACAAGTTAAAGGTGCTGGAAGAGGTTGGCCTTGGGTACCTGCGCCTGGGACAATCAGCGACCTCGTTGAGTGGCGGTGAGGCACAGCGCATGAAGCTGGCGGCGCATCTGCAGCCACGCCCGCGCGACGTGGGCCGGCGGAATGGCGATGAGCAGCGCCGCCGCAAGCCGCGAATGTTGTACATATTTGACGAGCCGACTACGGGTTTACACTTTGACGACGTAAGTAAGCTGCTGGCGGCTTTTCGGCGACTGATCGAGGCAGGAGGTTCCATCATTGTCATTGAGCATAACGTGGACGTGATCAAGGTGGCGGATTGGGTTATCGACTTGGGACCGGAAGGCGGCGCACGCGGCGGCAACGTAGTTGCGGCAGGTACGCCGGAAAGCGTGGCGCGCAATGTTACTTCTTACACCGGACAGTGGCTGGCGCGCATCTTACCTGAAAATGGGAACTCACACTCTGATGCGTAG
- a CDS encoding tetratricopeptide repeat protein → MRRPILIVAVLAVAVLAPPYLPAQQTGRTVRKSRVAVEEHPADIQKAQAAIEQRDLASAEALLQEALKQDPQNYQAHFYLGYVYSNTNRRPEAIAAYRKSVAARPNLFESNLNLGMLLAADASPEASKYLKAATQLKPSGKQDEALARAWMSLGRVLESADRAGAVDAYQRAAELQPRNPAPHLELGQMLERHSDLAGAEKEYKVALTLDANSADPLASLANLYMRGKRLPEAESTIRELLKTQPGNANARVQLGRILAAQNKQDEAAAELEAALQLAPTDGDALRELASIQMKQKKFEAAAASYGTLVAKSPKDPDLRYALGSALMRVNKYPEAQQEFLTTIKLKPEWGEAYGELAVAASGNKDYNLTIRALDARAKILPEMAGTYFLRAVAYDHLGAVKEASDNYKQFLGVANGQFPDQEWQARHRLIAIDPSRKK, encoded by the coding sequence ATGCGTAGACCGATTCTCATAGTTGCGGTATTGGCCGTGGCCGTGTTGGCACCGCCGTATCTTCCGGCACAGCAGACGGGGCGAACTGTCCGCAAGAGCAGGGTCGCGGTTGAGGAACACCCAGCGGACATCCAGAAGGCGCAAGCGGCCATCGAGCAGCGCGACCTTGCCTCCGCAGAAGCGCTATTGCAGGAAGCTCTGAAGCAGGACCCTCAAAACTATCAAGCGCACTTCTACCTCGGTTACGTGTATAGCAACACGAATCGCCGCCCTGAGGCGATCGCAGCGTATCGCAAGTCGGTAGCGGCGCGACCGAATCTGTTCGAATCGAACCTGAATCTAGGGATGTTGCTCGCGGCTGACGCCTCGCCGGAAGCATCGAAGTACCTGAAGGCCGCAACGCAACTGAAGCCTTCGGGCAAACAGGATGAGGCGCTGGCGCGTGCGTGGATGTCATTGGGGCGCGTGCTGGAGAGCGCCGATCGTGCAGGCGCAGTCGATGCGTATCAGCGAGCGGCCGAGCTACAGCCTCGCAATCCGGCACCGCACCTTGAGCTCGGCCAGATGCTTGAGCGGCACAGCGACCTTGCGGGCGCGGAGAAGGAATACAAGGTTGCACTCACACTCGATGCCAACTCGGCAGACCCTCTAGCATCACTCGCCAACCTGTACATGCGAGGGAAAAGGCTGCCGGAAGCGGAGAGCACGATTCGGGAGCTACTCAAAACGCAGCCCGGCAACGCCAACGCGCGGGTGCAACTGGGTCGCATCCTCGCAGCGCAGAACAAGCAGGACGAAGCCGCCGCCGAACTGGAGGCGGCGCTGCAATTGGCTCCCACGGATGGCGATGCGCTCCGGGAGTTGGCAAGTATCCAGATGAAGCAGAAGAAGTTTGAGGCGGCGGCTGCGAGTTACGGAACGCTTGTCGCGAAGTCGCCAAAGGATCCCGACCTGCGTTATGCCCTTGGGTCGGCCTTAATGCGCGTGAACAAGTATCCGGAGGCGCAGCAGGAGTTCCTGACGACAATCAAGCTGAAGCCAGAATGGGGAGAGGCATACGGCGAACTAGCGGTCGCAGCCTCGGGCAATAAGGACTACAACCTTACGATCCGTGCCTTGGATGCTCGCGCCAAGATTCTCCCCGAAATGGCGGGCACCTACTTCCTGCGCGCCGTTGCCTACGACCACCTGGGAGCGGTAAAAGAAGCATCTGACAACTACAAGCAATTCTTGGGTGTTGCGAACGGCCAGTTCCCCGACCAGGAGTGGCAGGCGCGGCACAGGCTCATTGCGATAGACCCTTCGCGCAAGAAGTGA
- a CDS encoding M48 family peptidase, producing the protein MLTILQETYRELRPRAEMPEFRFEFYPFANVNNTIRLREGVLKIRISDLLEGAPDTVLRSICHILLAKIYRKPIETAHATRYRRYVSSHDMTSKAHLVRQMRGRKRIESAQGHVYDLDGIFDELNVRFFHGLLARPQMTWSRDHARNSLGHYDPAHNAIVVSRIFDHPCVPHYAIEYLVYHEMLHLKHPVKLRGSRRCVHGREFQAEEKLFPRLEEAKAFLKKL; encoded by the coding sequence TTGCTCACAATTCTCCAGGAGACCTACCGGGAGTTACGGCCCCGTGCCGAGATGCCGGAGTTCCGCTTCGAGTTCTACCCTTTTGCAAACGTCAACAACACGATTCGGCTCCGCGAAGGCGTGCTGAAAATACGAATCTCGGACCTGCTGGAAGGCGCTCCGGACACGGTTCTGCGCTCGATTTGCCATATCCTGCTGGCCAAAATCTATCGAAAGCCCATCGAGACGGCGCACGCGACGCGCTACCGGCGCTACGTCTCCAGCCATGACATGACCTCGAAGGCCCACCTGGTACGGCAGATGCGCGGACGCAAGCGCATCGAGTCGGCGCAGGGACACGTTTACGACCTGGATGGCATCTTCGACGAACTCAACGTGCGGTTCTTCCATGGGTTATTGGCGCGTCCGCAGATGACGTGGAGCCGCGACCACGCACGCAACAGCTTGGGCCACTACGATCCGGCGCACAACGCCATCGTCGTGAGCCGCATCTTTGACCACCCGTGCGTGCCGCATTATGCGATCGAGTACCTCGTTTACCACGAGATGCTCCACCTGAAGCATCCGGTGAAGTTGCGCGGCAGCCGGCGCTGCGTGCACGGACGAGAATTCCAGGCGGAAGAGAAGCTGTTTCCCCGGCTTGAAGAGGCCAAAGCTTTCCTTAAGAAACTTTGA
- a CDS encoding cytochrome c oxidase subunit 3, whose amino-acid sequence MATLPPPFRTKQPPTSAGGGGRGPVPREPRGGGGGGRGDGDNFQSHGERLRRYRLGLFFMLVSVTMLFVSFTTLYIARRTAGRFDPMSGDFQTDWVPVTLPIGLLLINSAVLLLSSFTVEKARRAAAIEAAVVPASHIPGIAPIHESSGRWVQATALLGLAFLAGQTMAWRQLNVQGIFLDTGPASSFVFLLTGAHAVHLGGGILALIWAAASNFLHKSLDSRRVTLDVTAIYWHFLGALWIYIFALLWFVH is encoded by the coding sequence ATGGCGACACTCCCTCCACCCTTCAGAACCAAGCAGCCCCCGACATCTGCCGGTGGCGGCGGGCGTGGTCCCGTACCGCGCGAGCCAAGGGGCGGCGGAGGCGGTGGGCGCGGCGATGGAGATAACTTCCAGAGTCACGGCGAGCGTTTACGCAGGTATCGGCTCGGACTATTCTTCATGCTGGTATCGGTCACGATGTTGTTCGTGTCGTTCACCACGCTGTACATAGCACGGAGAACGGCAGGACGCTTTGATCCCATGTCAGGGGATTTTCAGACGGATTGGGTTCCGGTCACACTGCCGATAGGCTTGCTGCTCATCAACTCGGCCGTGCTGTTACTCAGCAGCTTCACGGTCGAAAAAGCCCGCAGAGCTGCTGCGATCGAAGCTGCCGTGGTTCCGGCAAGCCACATTCCCGGGATCGCGCCAATCCATGAAAGTTCTGGCCGCTGGGTGCAGGCGACAGCCTTGCTGGGCTTGGCTTTTCTGGCGGGCCAAACGATGGCCTGGCGGCAGTTGAACGTGCAAGGGATATTCCTCGATACAGGCCCAGCAAGTTCCTTCGTATTCCTGCTGACTGGTGCGCACGCTGTTCACCTCGGGGGCGGCATACTTGCACTGATCTGGGCCGCGGCCAGCAACTTCTTGCACAAGTCGCTGGACTCCCGGCGCGTCACCCTTGACGTGACAGCTATCTACTGGCATTTCCTCGGCGCTCTTTGGATCTACATTTTCGCGCTGCTGTGGTTCGTCCACTGA
- a CDS encoding glycosyl hydrolase → MAQKKTTPAQAQKQVEQQKSETTAPAPGNVRQPAATDKPEARKTAKKDKTTAAKDATKTDDANKEEESNAKDPMSSKTFSGLKWRSIGPATTSGRVLDFAVNPKNRAQYYVATQGGLFKTLNSGTTWISLFDGEGSYSIGCVTLDPNDSNVVWVGTGERNSQRSVSYGDGVYRSDDGGKSWKNVGLKKSEHIGKIVVDPRNSNVVFVAAQGPLWSAGGDRGLYKTADAGKTWKQVLKISENTGVTDVAYDFNNPDIMYAASYQRRRHVFTMINGGPESAIYKSTDGGETWAKLKNGLPTDEMGKIGLAVSSADSNIVYAYIEAANGKGGFFRSIDKGASWEKRNPFDATAQYYAYIWADPKNPDKLYYPNFHVMMSSDGGKTLVPLPSKTRHVDNHAIWIDPKDTNYMLVGGDGGVYETFDGGQNWAYKSNLPVTQFYDVTVDNSQPFYFVYGGTQDNYSLGGPSRTRNASGIVNSDWFVTQGGDGFRSQVDPVDPNIVYAEAQYGALVRFDRRTGEGVGIQPVEGKGEEPLRWNWDSPILISPHQHTRLYFAANKLFRSDDRGDSWKAISPDLSRQIDRNKLPVMGKVWGADAVAKNASTSFYGNIVALTESPKREGLLYVGTDDGLIHVTEDAGAHWAKYEKFPGVPEMTYVSRLAGSHHDVGTVYASFENHKNGDFKPYLLKSTDNGKTWTSIAGNLPENGPVLAFAEDTVNPNLLFAGTEYGAFFTNDGGKKWIQLKGGLPTIAVRDIVVHPREGDLVIATFGRGFYVMDDITLLRQVKAETLQQNVAMFPVKDTMMFMEAFPIGGRGKGYQGDNFFTAENPPYGATFTYYLKDKLKSKKDKRQESEKEAAKKNEAVTYPTNDELRAEAEEEAPYMFFTVLDAQGKPIRRLSAPGKDGINRVAWDFRYPNPALRPEVALSEGDEDWPSDRSIGPLVLPGKYAVTLSQKVDGVVTDLTQPVWFNVYAEGTSTMKLEDRLALNEFQQKVSRLHRAVNGAGKTVDDVRSRVKQIKRALNEVPWADRGLSQRADKIEAQLNLIQRKLRGDNALRARNENVATSIQERVGGVMGDTRMIIQRPTGTHMQSYAVAAQEFKEQLAALRTLVDGELTPLEKDMETAGAPWTPGRIPTWQEE, encoded by the coding sequence ATGGCTCAGAAGAAAACGACACCGGCGCAGGCTCAGAAACAGGTTGAGCAGCAGAAGTCGGAGACGACGGCACCTGCACCGGGTAACGTCCGGCAGCCTGCTGCTACAGACAAACCGGAAGCGCGCAAGACGGCCAAAAAGGATAAAACCACAGCCGCGAAAGACGCCACGAAGACGGACGACGCAAACAAGGAAGAAGAGTCGAATGCCAAGGACCCGATGTCGAGCAAGACATTCAGCGGGTTGAAGTGGCGCTCGATCGGTCCGGCGACGACCTCGGGCCGCGTGCTCGACTTCGCGGTGAACCCTAAGAATCGCGCCCAGTACTACGTCGCGACGCAGGGCGGTCTCTTCAAAACGCTTAATTCCGGTACGACGTGGATTTCGCTGTTCGATGGCGAGGGCTCGTATTCGATTGGTTGCGTGACGCTGGACCCGAACGACTCGAACGTGGTTTGGGTCGGCACGGGAGAGCGCAACTCGCAGCGTTCGGTGAGCTATGGCGATGGCGTTTACCGGTCCGATGATGGCGGCAAGAGCTGGAAAAACGTCGGACTGAAGAAGTCCGAGCACATCGGGAAAATCGTCGTCGATCCACGAAACTCGAACGTGGTGTTCGTGGCCGCGCAGGGGCCGCTGTGGTCGGCCGGTGGAGATCGTGGTCTGTACAAGACAGCCGATGCCGGCAAAACCTGGAAGCAGGTTCTCAAGATCAGCGAGAACACGGGCGTGACGGATGTCGCGTACGACTTCAACAATCCGGACATCATGTATGCGGCCAGCTACCAGCGCCGGCGACATGTGTTCACGATGATCAACGGCGGCCCGGAGTCGGCGATTTACAAGTCAACAGATGGCGGCGAGACGTGGGCCAAGCTGAAGAACGGCCTTCCGACGGATGAGATGGGAAAGATCGGCCTGGCGGTTTCGTCGGCGGATTCGAATATCGTTTACGCCTATATTGAAGCGGCGAACGGCAAGGGCGGTTTCTTCCGCTCCATCGACAAGGGCGCGAGTTGGGAAAAGCGCAATCCGTTCGACGCGACGGCGCAGTACTACGCATATATCTGGGCCGACCCGAAGAACCCCGACAAGCTTTACTACCCGAATTTCCACGTAATGATGTCGAGCGATGGCGGCAAAACGCTGGTACCCCTCCCATCGAAGACACGCCACGTCGATAACCACGCGATCTGGATCGATCCGAAAGACACGAATTACATGCTGGTAGGCGGCGACGGTGGCGTGTACGAAACCTTCGACGGCGGCCAGAACTGGGCATACAAATCGAATCTACCAGTCACGCAGTTTTACGACGTGACGGTGGACAACTCGCAGCCGTTCTATTTCGTTTATGGCGGCACGCAGGATAATTACTCGCTCGGTGGGCCGTCGCGCACACGTAATGCCAGCGGTATCGTCAATTCAGATTGGTTCGTCACGCAGGGTGGCGATGGATTCCGATCACAGGTCGATCCTGTCGATCCGAACATCGTTTATGCGGAGGCGCAATACGGTGCGCTGGTGCGCTTCGATCGCCGCACGGGCGAAGGCGTTGGCATTCAGCCGGTCGAAGGCAAAGGCGAGGAACCGCTGCGCTGGAACTGGGATTCGCCGATCCTGATCAGCCCGCATCAGCACACGCGCTTGTACTTCGCGGCAAATAAGCTTTTCCGCTCGGACGATCGCGGAGATTCGTGGAAGGCCATCAGTCCTGACCTTTCACGCCAGATCGATCGCAACAAGCTCCCGGTCATGGGCAAGGTGTGGGGGGCGGACGCCGTCGCGAAGAATGCTTCAACCTCCTTCTACGGGAACATCGTCGCCCTGACGGAGTCTCCGAAGAGAGAAGGCCTGCTGTACGTGGGCACCGACGACGGCTTGATCCACGTGACGGAAGATGCTGGCGCGCACTGGGCGAAGTACGAGAAGTTCCCCGGCGTTCCAGAGATGACGTACGTGAGCCGCCTCGCCGGTTCGCATCACGATGTGGGTACGGTTTACGCGTCGTTCGAGAATCACAAGAATGGCGACTTCAAGCCTTATCTGTTGAAATCCACGGACAACGGCAAAACGTGGACCTCGATTGCAGGAAATTTACCGGAGAACGGTCCGGTGCTGGCGTTTGCAGAAGACACGGTGAACCCGAACCTGTTGTTTGCGGGCACGGAATACGGTGCGTTCTTTACGAATGACGGCGGCAAGAAGTGGATTCAACTCAAGGGGGGACTGCCGACGATTGCGGTGCGCGACATCGTCGTGCATCCGCGCGAAGGCGACCTGGTGATCGCGACCTTCGGTCGCGGCTTCTACGTGATGGACGATATCACGCTGCTGCGCCAGGTAAAGGCCGAAACACTGCAACAGAACGTTGCGATGTTCCCGGTCAAGGACACCATGATGTTCATGGAAGCGTTCCCCATTGGCGGACGCGGCAAGGGATACCAGGGCGACAACTTCTTCACCGCGGAAAATCCTCCGTATGGCGCGACCTTCACGTATTACTTGAAGGACAAGCTGAAGTCGAAGAAGGACAAGCGTCAGGAATCGGAAAAGGAAGCAGCGAAAAAGAATGAGGCTGTAACGTATCCGACCAACGATGAGCTACGTGCGGAGGCGGAAGAAGAAGCTCCGTACATGTTCTTTACCGTGCTGGACGCGCAAGGCAAGCCGATCCGCAGACTTTCCGCGCCAGGCAAGGACGGCATCAATCGCGTAGCGTGGGACTTCCGCTATCCCAATCCGGCGCTGCGCCCTGAAGTTGCACTGTCAGAAGGCGATGAGGACTGGCCATCGGATCGTTCCATTGGTCCGCTGGTGCTGCCGGGCAAGTACGCTGTAACACTCTCACAGAAGGTGGACGGCGTGGTGACGGACCTGACGCAGCCGGTCTGGTTCAACGTCTACGCCGAGGGCACTTCGACCATGAAGCTGGAAGACCGACTGGCGCTGAACGAGTTTCAGCAGAAGGTCTCACGACTCCATCGGGCAGTGAACGGTGCAGGCAAAACGGTGGACGACGTGCGTTCGCGCGTGAAGCAGATTAAACGCGCATTGAACGAAGTTCCTTGGGCCGACCGCGGACTTTCCCAGCGTGCCGACAAGATTGAAGCGCAACTGAACCTCATTCAACGCAAGCTTCGGGGCGATAACGCGCTTCGTGCGCGGAACGAAAATGTCGCAACGTCAATCCAGGAACGCGTGGGTGGCGTGATGGGAGACACTCGCATGATTATCCAGCGACCCACCGGCACGCATATGCAGAGCTATGCAGTAGCTGCTCAGGAGTTTAAGGAGCAACTGGCCGCTTTGCGCACGCTGGTCGATGGCGAATTAACACCGCTGGAGAAGGACATGGAAACGGCTGGAGCGCCCTGGACGCCCGGTCGCATTCCGACCTGGCAGGAAGAATAA